The Zalophus californianus isolate mZalCal1 chromosome 7, mZalCal1.pri.v2, whole genome shotgun sequence genome includes a region encoding these proteins:
- the LOC113927488 gene encoding tripartite motif-containing protein 26, which yields MATSAPLRSLEEEVTCSICLDYLRDPVTIDCGHVFCRNCTTDVRPVSGGRPVCPLCKKPFKKENIRPVWQLASLVENIERLKVDKGRQPGDVAREQPDTRLCERHREKLHYYCEDDGKLLCVMCRESREHRPHTAVLVEKAAQPHREKILNHLSTLRRDRDKIQGFQAKGEADILTALKKLQDQRQYIVAEFEQARQFLQEREQHLLDQLAKLEQELAEGREKYKSRGIGELARLALLISELEAKAQQPAAELMQDTRDFVNRYPRKKFWIGKPIARVVKKKTGEFSDKLTSLQRGLREFQGKLLRDLEYKTVSVTLDPQSASGYLQLSQDWKCVTYSGLYQGTYLHPQQFDCEPGVLGSKGFTWGKVYWEVEVDREGWSEEEGEGEEEEEGEEEEEEEEDGEGDGDGDAGWETDEDEESLGGEEEEGAGEGEELLESCMVGVARDSVQRKGDLSLRPEDGVWALRLSSAGVWANTEPEAELFPALRPRRVGIALDYDGGTVTFTNAESQELIYTFTATFTRRLVPFLWLKWPGTRLLLRP from the exons ATGGCCACGTCAGCCCCCCTGCgcagcctggaggaggaggtCACCTGTTCCATCTGCCTCGATTACCTGCGGGACCCTGTGACCATCGACTGTGGCCACGTCTTCTGCCGCAACTGCACCACCGACGTCCGCCCTGTGTCGGGGGGCCGCCCCGTCTGTCCCCTCTGCAAGAAGCCATTCAAGAAGGAGAACATCCGGCCCGTGTGGCAGCTGGCCAGCCTGGTGGAGAACATCGAGCGACTGAAGGTGGACAAGGGCAGGCAGCCAGGAGACGTGGCCCGGGAGCAGCCAGACACCAGGCTGTGTGAGCGGCACCGGGAGAAGCTGCATTACTACTGTGAGGATGACGGGAAGCTGCTGTGCGTCATGTGCCGCGAGTCCCGGGAGCACAGACCCCACACGGCCGTCCTTGTGGAGAAGGCCGCCCAGCCCCACAGG GAAAAAATCCTGAACCACCTGAGTACCctaaggagagacagagacaaaattCAGGGCTTTCAGGCCAAGGGAGAAGCTGATATCCTGACTGCACTG AAAAAGCTCCAGGACCAGAGGCAGTACATCGTGGCTGAGTTTGAGCAGGCCCGCCAGTTCCTGCAGGAGCGTGAGCAGCACCTGCTGGACCAGCTGGCCAAGCTGGAGCAGGAACTGGCAGAGGGCCGCGAGAAGTACAAGAGCAGGGGCATCGGGGAGCTGGCCCGGCTGGCGCTGCTCATCTCTGAGTTGGAGGCCAAGGCGCAGCAGCCGGCTGCAGAGCTCATGCAG GACACCAGGGACTTCGTGAACAG GTATCCACGGAAGAAGTTCTGGATTGGAAAACCCATTGCTCGGGTGGTTAAGAAAAAGACGGGAGAATTCTCAGATAAACTTACGTCCCTGCAGCGAGGCCTGAGAGAGTTCCAAG GGAAGCTGCTAAGAGACTTGGAATATAAGACAG TCAGTGTCACGCTGGACCCGCAGTCGGCCAGTGGGTACCTGCAGCTGTCGCAGGACTGGAAGTGTGTGACCTACAGCGGCCTCTACCAGGGCACTTACCTGCACCCGCAGCAGTTTGACTGCGAGCCGGGCGTGCTGGGCAGTAAGGGCTTCACCTGGGGCAAGGTGTactgggaggtggaggtggaccGGGAGGGCTGGTccgaggaggagggggagggggaagaggaggaggagggggaggaggaggaggaggaggaggaggacgggGAGGGGGACGGGGACGGGGACGCGGGCTGGGAGACCGATGAGGACGAGGAGTCCctgggcggggaggaggaggagggggcgggggagggggaggagcttCTGGAAAGCTGCATGGTGGGGGTGGCCAGAGACTCTGTGCAGAGGAAGGGGGACCTGTCCCTGCGGCCGGAGGACGGGGTGTGGGCGCTGCGCCTCTCCTCGGCGGGCGTCTGGGCCAACACGGAGCCCGAGGCCGAGCTCTTCCCGGCACTGCGGCCCCGGAGGGTGGGCATCGCCCTAGACTATGACGGAGGCACCGTGACGTTCACCAACGCGGAGTCACAGGAACTCATCTACACCTTCACCGCCACTTTCACGCGGCGCCTGGTGCCCTTCCTGTGGCTCAAGTGGCCTGGGACACGCCTCCTGCTGCGGCCCTGA